In one window of Virgibacillus proomii DNA:
- a CDS encoding purine-cytosine permease family protein has protein sequence MTENKNMITVPSEERIGKPNDLFFIWFAANIGILGVVYGAMIVGFQLSFIQSTLAALIAALSFVLVGYISVIGKKNGITTFMLSRAAFGTKGNWIPNFLGWLNLVGWLSVNVVTGTLILLSLATIFHIDQNSTITLICLLIFATLVLLSGLLDQQQLAKLQTFFTYVFGGLTLIILVILIPQTDFQQLFSMPNGSWLKGFLPAVSIIMAGTGISWSIAGADYSAYQVPTNKNNAIMFSVLFGAIIPLFVIMFVGILLSTSLPNIATSANPIDVIAHALPSWISVFYFITAVGGLIPQCIISLKSARVNLETLNIQVSNRGSLMIHGAIMILIPVYVLFISQDFLYNFQLFLGLLGIGIASWAAVFIADYYFNRKSGYDLKLLEPKGSHSFNKTGIISWSIGVIIGFLFTNTDFFSGPFAGGIFRDNSLGLLLAFACGYIAYVLIHPFMSDRRENK, from the coding sequence ATGACTGAAAACAAGAACATGATTACCGTTCCTTCAGAAGAAAGAATTGGCAAACCGAACGATTTGTTTTTCATTTGGTTTGCTGCAAACATTGGTATTTTAGGTGTTGTATATGGCGCAATGATTGTTGGTTTTCAATTAAGCTTTATTCAATCGACCTTAGCTGCCCTGATTGCCGCACTTTCCTTCGTTCTTGTTGGCTATATTAGTGTGATTGGGAAGAAAAATGGTATTACCACGTTTATGTTATCAAGAGCAGCCTTTGGAACAAAAGGAAACTGGATTCCTAATTTTCTAGGATGGTTGAATTTAGTTGGATGGCTATCTGTTAATGTCGTTACGGGCACCCTGATTTTGCTTTCCTTAGCTACTATTTTTCATATTGACCAAAATAGTACCATCACATTGATTTGCTTGCTTATTTTTGCAACATTAGTTTTACTTTCTGGCTTATTGGATCAACAGCAATTAGCTAAATTACAAACATTTTTCACATATGTTTTTGGCGGACTGACGCTGATTATCTTAGTTATTCTTATTCCACAGACTGACTTTCAACAACTATTTTCTATGCCAAATGGAAGTTGGTTAAAAGGATTCCTTCCAGCTGTGTCTATCATTATGGCGGGGACCGGAATTAGCTGGTCGATTGCTGGAGCAGATTACAGTGCTTATCAGGTACCAACCAATAAAAATAATGCGATTATGTTTAGTGTATTATTTGGGGCTATTATTCCTTTATTTGTAATTATGTTTGTTGGTATATTATTAAGCACTTCTTTACCAAATATTGCAACGTCAGCAAATCCAATTGATGTAATTGCTCATGCTCTTCCATCATGGATTTCAGTATTTTATTTTATAACTGCAGTAGGTGGATTAATCCCACAGTGTATTATTAGCTTAAAATCAGCAAGAGTAAATTTAGAGACGTTAAATATACAAGTATCAAATCGAGGATCATTAATGATTCATGGTGCAATCATGATCCTAATCCCTGTTTATGTGCTCTTTATTTCACAAGACTTTCTATATAATTTTCAATTATTTCTTGGATTACTCGGAATTGGAATCGCTTCCTGGGCAGCTGTTTTTATAGCTGATTACTACTTCAATCGAAAATCCGGATATGATCTAAAGCTATTAGAACCCAAAGGATCACATTCTTTTAACAAAACCGGAATTATAAGCTGGTCCATTGGTGTAATTATCGGGTTTCTATTTACTAACACCGACTTTTTTAGCGGCCCATTTGCTGGGGGTATTTTTCGAGACAATAGTTTAGGATTATTACTTGCCTTTGCCTGTGGCTATATCGCCTATGTTCTTATCCATCCATTTATGAGTGATCGGAGGGAAAATAAATGA
- a CDS encoding ADP-ribosylglycohydrolase family protein produces MKNQILGTLYGLAIGDAMGMPSELWSRRKVKAYFGKIETFLDGPKSNDVAKHFSKGQYTDDTTQALIILNALMETDFEPKDQVIAEKLIEWAEEIHAFDNEILGPSSKAALLAVKNGKDASEITANAVTNGAAMRIAPIGCLFNSNQSDALINYVWRVSKVTHASDVAITGAAMIAGAVSSAMEKKTWEEIVTDTMNIHDKALAYGAETFSPSLKARLELGLEYAHKFSNDEEAFSNHIYQVIGAGVSTSESVPTALSIAYYAKTVERCAILAANLGGDTDTIGAMATAICGAKQGADEMDPSYLQTIHDNNKVDFNHYAQALLHYRKN; encoded by the coding sequence ATGAAAAATCAAATCTTAGGAACACTTTATGGACTAGCAATTGGAGATGCTATGGGAATGCCGTCTGAACTTTGGAGCCGAAGAAAAGTAAAAGCATATTTCGGGAAAATTGAAACCTTTTTAGACGGCCCAAAATCAAATGATGTTGCCAAACACTTTTCAAAAGGCCAGTATACCGACGATACAACTCAAGCACTCATCATTTTAAATGCTTTAATGGAAACTGATTTTGAGCCAAAGGACCAAGTAATTGCTGAAAAGTTGATTGAATGGGCAGAAGAAATCCACGCATTTGATAATGAAATTCTCGGGCCAAGCTCAAAAGCCGCTCTTCTAGCGGTTAAAAACGGTAAGGATGCATCCGAAATCACAGCAAACGCTGTAACAAATGGTGCAGCAATGCGAATTGCACCAATTGGATGCTTATTTAACTCCAATCAATCCGATGCATTAATTAATTATGTATGGCGAGTTAGCAAAGTAACCCATGCATCCGATGTTGCTATTACAGGAGCTGCAATGATTGCAGGAGCCGTCAGTTCAGCCATGGAGAAAAAAACATGGGAAGAAATAGTAACAGATACGATGAATATTCATGACAAAGCACTTGCTTATGGTGCTGAAACCTTTAGTCCGTCACTAAAGGCACGTTTAGAGCTTGGACTCGAATATGCTCATAAATTCTCAAATGATGAAGAAGCGTTTTCCAATCATATTTATCAGGTTATTGGTGCCGGCGTATCAACAAGTGAATCTGTACCAACTGCATTAAGTATTGCTTATTATGCAAAAACTGTAGAGCGTTGTGCAATCTTAGCTGCCAATTTAGGAGGAGACACAGATACAATTGGAGCGATGGCAACTGCCATTTGTGGAGCAAAACAAGGTGCCGATGAAATGGATCCAAGCTATCTCCAAACCATTCATGATAATAATAAGGTTGATTTTAATCACTATGCACAAGCTTTACTGCACTACCGGAAAAATTAA
- a CDS encoding helix-turn-helix domain-containing protein, which translates to MHTFQERLKDLRIEHGYLQQELASILNMSTSAYGYYEQGRNEPSLETLKKVAETFGVSTDYLLGLTNTASTNYEFNDQLTLTNEEMNVVKNMKDLELLQELGEDPKNVERLQRCWKFIRNELFIENKNQQ; encoded by the coding sequence ATGCATACTTTTCAAGAACGTTTGAAGGACTTAAGAATTGAACACGGATATCTGCAACAAGAATTAGCAAGCATTCTAAATATGAGCACAAGTGCTTATGGTTACTATGAACAAGGTAGAAATGAACCCTCTTTAGAAACGTTAAAGAAAGTAGCCGAAACATTTGGCGTGTCGACTGACTATTTACTTGGTTTAACAAACACAGCTAGTACGAACTATGAATTCAATGATCAATTAACACTTACAAATGAAGAAATGAACGTTGTGAAAAACATGAAGGATTTAGAGCTTTTACAGGAGCTTGGGGAAGATCCAAAAAATGTTGAAAGGCTTCAAAGGTGTTGGAAATTTATTAGAAATGAACTTTTTATCGAAAATAAGAACCAACAGTAA
- the trpA gene encoding tryptophan synthase subunit alpha: MKQLALYLPCCYPNEHQFFSILDIMEKYHVDVLELGIPVANAHMDGKIIQNSHKQVLQQGFNKVYLNKILQQIREKYSFKIVLMTYKDGLDKYHLLDEKMDYDGLLCVDRMITLNDFPSPIQLYNENISNITLQEKLKNNRLFAYCMSGVGKTGSFDHVPTNYIETMQRIRKHSDLPIYVGFGIKERKDVAEVFKNGADGAIIGSYFVNKVKTSTLEEVAAYIKDLKSID, encoded by the coding sequence ATGAAACAACTTGCACTTTACTTGCCTTGTTGTTACCCAAATGAACATCAATTTTTTTCCATTCTTGATATAATGGAAAAATATCATGTCGATGTACTTGAATTAGGTATACCAGTAGCCAATGCTCATATGGATGGAAAAATTATTCAAAATAGCCATAAACAAGTATTGCAACAGGGTTTTAATAAAGTATATTTAAACAAAATATTACAGCAAATACGAGAAAAATATTCATTTAAGATAGTTTTAATGACATATAAGGACGGCTTGGACAAATACCATTTACTGGATGAGAAAATGGATTATGATGGGCTGCTTTGTGTTGATAGAATGATTACGTTAAATGACTTTCCATCCCCAATTCAGCTGTACAATGAGAACATTTCCAATATTACTTTACAGGAAAAGTTGAAAAATAATCGTCTGTTTGCTTATTGTATGAGTGGGGTTGGAAAAACAGGGAGCTTTGATCATGTCCCTACTAATTATATAGAGACAATGCAACGGATTAGAAAGCATAGCGACCTACCTATTTATGTCGGTTTTGGGATTAAAGAAAGAAAAGACGTAGCTGAGGTTTTTAAAAACGGTGCTGATGGAGCTATAATTGGCTCCTACTTTGTTAATAAAGTCAAAACATCCACCTTAGAAGAAGTTGCAGCTTATATAAAGGATTTAAAAAGTATAGATTGA
- a CDS encoding PfkB family carbohydrate kinase, which yields MKLEQTANKHVLIIGAAVIDMIVHVNQLPKTGEDIYGKHVETMVGGCAYNVQQVINHFGINHDLFVPVGIGPHAHIIRTHLEKQQIPIILEDTSKDNGWNISFVEPDGERTFLTIPGLETEWRHEWFQCIHLADYDYIYLSGYELEGTSGEVLIQEIMQNKANHAKIIFDPGPRIAYLNKAVLETILTANTIVHCNLSELKELMSVKTVEEGATFLYQKTKEAVVITMGAEGCFYLDKDRSGIIPAKSVKVVDTIGAGDSHTGAFISGLAQGLTLEEACQLGNRTSEKIVQQSGCNLANIL from the coding sequence ATGAAACTGGAACAAACAGCAAATAAACATGTCTTAATTATTGGAGCTGCAGTAATCGATATGATCGTTCATGTAAACCAATTACCAAAAACAGGTGAAGACATTTACGGGAAGCATGTAGAAACGATGGTTGGCGGCTGTGCTTATAATGTACAACAAGTAATAAACCACTTTGGTATAAATCATGATTTATTTGTTCCAGTTGGTATTGGTCCGCATGCTCATATTATTCGTACACATTTAGAAAAGCAGCAAATACCGATTATTTTAGAGGACACGTCTAAGGACAATGGGTGGAATATTTCATTTGTGGAACCGGATGGAGAACGTACCTTTCTTACTATCCCCGGCTTGGAAACAGAATGGCGACATGAATGGTTTCAATGTATTCATCTAGCGGATTATGATTATATTTATTTGTCAGGATATGAACTGGAGGGAACCTCTGGTGAAGTATTAATTCAGGAAATCATGCAAAATAAAGCAAACCACGCCAAAATCATTTTTGATCCTGGTCCGCGCATCGCTTATTTAAATAAAGCTGTATTGGAGACCATTTTAACTGCAAATACAATTGTGCATTGTAACTTAAGCGAATTAAAGGAGCTTATGTCTGTTAAGACGGTGGAAGAAGGTGCAACTTTCCTATATCAAAAAACCAAAGAAGCAGTTGTCATAACAATGGGAGCAGAAGGCTGTTTCTACCTAGACAAGGACCGCTCTGGAATCATTCCAGCTAAATCAGTGAAAGTAGTTGATACCATTGGTGCAGGTGATTCCCATACAGGTGCTTTTATCAGCGGTTTAGCTCAAGGGTTAACCCTTGAGGAAGCATGTCAATTAGGTAACCGTACCTCCGAAAAAATCGTTCAGCAATCCGGCTGTAACTTGGCAAATATACTTTAA
- a CDS encoding PTS sugar transporter subunit IIB — MLNIVTVCGAGVGSSMMLRVFAQQVLAEEGIQANVEASDIGSVSADNYDVVITTSDFADILRHSKAKIVRIDNMMDKELLRTELLKVIR; from the coding sequence ATGTTAAATATTGTTACAGTTTGTGGAGCAGGTGTAGGAAGTAGCATGATGCTTAGAGTTTTTGCACAACAGGTGTTAGCTGAAGAAGGGATTCAAGCAAATGTAGAGGCTTCAGATATTGGCTCTGTTAGCGCAGATAATTATGATGTTGTCATTACTACCTCAGATTTTGCAGATATTTTACGGCACTCCAAAGCAAAAATAGTGAGAATTGACAATATGATGGATAAAGAGTTGTTAAGAACTGAATTATTAAAAGTAATTCGATAA
- a CDS encoding GntR family transcriptional regulator, whose translation MAIDKTSFVPIYLQICEDLKSQILSGKYQNGDRLPSENELVEQYKVTRTTIQRSLSELSNEGIIERIHGKGTYVRLRKVRENVWNFSGFSAYAKKTNQRPITKVMKHEIITKKQKNYLKLIRLRGFQKQDKQEWMTLDTSILNLEMFPTLDKYDFSKLSLYDTLEKNFDTKPNYARLHVKAIHANEKLMNYFKMTSSSPLLNVQGTVFDQHGRAIEKVNVIYSDHADFNVVINI comes from the coding sequence TTGGCTATTGATAAGACAAGCTTTGTTCCCATTTATTTACAAATTTGTGAAGACTTAAAATCACAAATATTATCAGGAAAATATCAAAACGGAGATCGTCTTCCTTCTGAAAATGAATTAGTTGAACAATATAAAGTTACTCGTACTACGATCCAGCGATCTCTATCTGAGCTAAGCAATGAAGGTATTATCGAAAGAATTCATGGCAAGGGGACATATGTCCGCTTGAGGAAGGTTCGGGAAAACGTTTGGAATTTCAGTGGTTTTTCAGCTTATGCAAAGAAAACGAATCAACGGCCAATTACAAAAGTTATGAAGCATGAAATCATCACTAAAAAGCAAAAGAATTACTTAAAGTTAATTCGCCTACGTGGTTTTCAAAAGCAAGACAAGCAAGAATGGATGACGTTAGATACGTCCATTTTAAATTTAGAAATGTTTCCTACGCTAGATAAATATGATTTTTCTAAATTATCATTGTATGACACATTAGAAAAGAACTTTGATACAAAACCGAATTATGCACGTCTTCATGTGAAAGCGATTCACGCAAATGAAAAACTGATGAATTATTTCAAAATGACTTCCTCCTCCCCTTTACTAAATGTTCAAGGAACTGTTTTCGATCAACATGGAAGAGCAATTGAAAAAGTGAATGTTATCTATAGTGATCATGCTGATTTTAATGTAGTTATAAATATTTAA
- a CDS encoding BglG family transcription antiterminator, with amino-acid sequence MNSRARDLMLLLMENDQFFTINELSDHFSVSERTIYNDLMEIDDFFNKHSFSPLQRQKGAGIRVELHKLEQQKVKDLLDLEEFSYHTPEERKYHALHYLLIQHGYVTIDQLSNFLKVSRNTVINDMKLWKKWLISHQLSLMSYPYKGLKIEGTELAIRKALLALFREEKRNRIQISNTKQSILHEFLSSEDIDHLIHIIGMAERELQIIISDHSYFRVMLHLGLAITRVKQEKMLEKGAAADSVRETREYEVACFLKEEIDRLFHINFPENEVLYFAAQLVSSSLQDAKQYGNINDQWLPLQMVTREFIKQLEESFQMPLMKDAQLFNGLLAHLRPALYRIRNGTTIANPVLDEIKENYSYIHQHVLKAIHVIEMKLSIVFNEDEASFITMYVTAALERQKKSIRRKPVVIIVCDTGMSTSQMLATQLKNLFHLRVFGSFPARQANEIVQTELIDLVITTVPLEMNETQVVTVNPVLSKEDIQKLTLMLEKLEGEELLVLDILHIIYPYCTIHDPVALHNKLQNYFQHDATNLPKIERSTNPVLIEVLNEKLIMTQAELKDRDSAVRCSGEILLKNNLIEQTYIQAMIDNVHENGTYIVIAPGIAMPHARPEYGAKDIGFSIVTLKEPIEFGHRTNDPVKIVIGFCAIDHETHLTALSELVGVLNQEDKLAAILNAKTPKEIMKIFQREGKQC; translated from the coding sequence ATGAATAGTCGAGCTAGAGATCTTATGCTGTTGTTAATGGAAAATGATCAATTTTTTACGATCAACGAACTTTCTGACCATTTTTCAGTTAGTGAGCGTACAATTTACAATGATTTGATGGAAATAGACGATTTTTTTAATAAACATTCCTTTTCGCCATTGCAACGTCAAAAAGGAGCCGGCATCCGGGTAGAGCTTCATAAGCTTGAACAGCAAAAGGTAAAAGATCTTCTTGACCTTGAAGAATTCAGCTATCACACTCCGGAAGAACGAAAATATCACGCATTGCACTATTTGCTCATTCAGCATGGATATGTAACGATAGATCAACTATCGAACTTTTTAAAAGTTTCCAGAAATACAGTCATTAATGATATGAAACTGTGGAAAAAATGGCTCATTTCTCATCAATTATCACTAATGTCCTATCCATATAAAGGTTTAAAGATAGAAGGAACCGAATTAGCTATCCGAAAAGCATTATTAGCGCTTTTTCGAGAGGAAAAAAGAAATCGCATTCAGATCTCTAATACAAAGCAATCCATTCTCCATGAGTTTCTTTCTTCTGAGGACATTGACCATCTTATTCATATTATTGGAATGGCAGAAAGAGAACTTCAAATTATCATTTCTGATCATTCCTATTTTAGAGTCATGCTTCATCTCGGTCTTGCAATTACACGTGTAAAACAGGAAAAAATGTTAGAAAAAGGAGCTGCGGCAGATAGTGTTCGGGAAACAAGGGAATACGAAGTTGCCTGTTTCCTAAAAGAAGAAATAGATCGTCTTTTCCATATTAATTTTCCTGAGAATGAAGTTCTATACTTTGCTGCTCAACTTGTCAGCAGTAGTTTGCAGGATGCAAAGCAATATGGAAATATAAACGATCAGTGGTTACCTTTACAAATGGTTACCAGAGAGTTTATAAAACAACTGGAAGAGTCATTTCAGATGCCATTAATGAAAGATGCACAATTATTTAATGGGTTACTTGCCCATTTGCGACCTGCATTGTATCGAATTAGAAATGGGACAACAATCGCTAATCCAGTATTGGATGAGATTAAAGAAAATTATAGTTATATTCACCAGCATGTCTTGAAAGCAATTCATGTTATCGAAATGAAACTAAGTATTGTTTTCAATGAAGACGAAGCTTCATTCATTACGATGTATGTCACTGCTGCTTTGGAGAGACAAAAAAAGAGTATACGCAGAAAACCGGTTGTGATCATTGTTTGTGATACAGGTATGAGTACATCCCAAATGTTAGCAACTCAATTAAAGAACTTATTTCATCTCCGTGTATTCGGTTCTTTTCCGGCAAGACAGGCCAATGAAATTGTACAGACTGAATTAATTGATTTAGTAATTACGACAGTCCCGCTAGAAATGAATGAGACACAGGTTGTAACTGTTAATCCTGTACTATCTAAAGAAGATATACAAAAGTTAACATTGATGCTTGAAAAGTTAGAAGGAGAAGAGTTACTTGTGTTGGATATTCTTCATATTATTTATCCCTATTGTACCATTCATGATCCAGTAGCACTTCATAATAAATTACAGAATTATTTTCAGCATGATGCAACGAATTTGCCAAAAATAGAGAGGAGTACAAATCCTGTGTTAATAGAAGTACTAAATGAGAAGTTAATTATGACACAAGCAGAACTGAAAGATAGAGATAGTGCTGTTAGGTGTAGTGGGGAAATACTTTTGAAAAATAATCTTATTGAACAAACATATATCCAGGCTATGATTGATAACGTCCACGAAAATGGCACATATATTGTCATTGCACCTGGTATAGCAATGCCTCACGCAAGACCAGAGTATGGAGCAAAGGATATTGGTTTTAGCATCGTTACATTGAAGGAACCAATTGAATTTGGTCATCGAACCAATGATCCGGTTAAAATTGTTATCGGATTTTGTGCTATAGATCATGAAACCCATTTAACTGCATTATCTGAGTTAGTTGGAGTATTAAATCAAGAAGATAAATTAGCTGCAATTTTAAATGCAAAAACACCGAAGGAAATTATGAAAATATTTCAAAGGGAGGGTAAACAATGTTAA
- a CDS encoding DUF2207 domain-containing protein encodes MIIPILVFAVDYSIEQSKIVAYLQEDGEVLVTEQDTYQLDGKFNGITVP; translated from the coding sequence TTGATAATACCCATTCTAGTTTTTGCAGTAGATTATTCTATAGAGCAAAGTAAAATCGTTGCTTATTTACAGGAGGATGGAGAGGTGCTGGTAACTGAACAGGATACGTATCAGCTTGATGGTAAATTTAATGGAATTACCGTACCTTAA
- a CDS encoding P1 family peptidase has translation MLYGNITDVPGIKVGNIEDMIAMTGCSVVIVEDGAVCGVDVRGSAPGTRETDLLNPIHMVNKVHAITLSGGSAFGLAAADGVMQYLEEQGIGLDVGVAKVPIVPSAVLFDLAVGSEKVRPDQKMGYQAAKKAEKGLFPQGNFGAGCGATVGKITGMKQCMKGGLGSASMQLGDGIIVGAIVGVNALGDIRHPQSGKILAGPIDPNTNKIIDSLNYIETSLESDISPGMNTTIGVVAANVALTKAEATKVSQVAQNALAKTIYPAHTMLDGDTIFALATGDRTVSVDVIGNMAAKVLEEAIVKAITSAEKIGDIPSYKSYNS, from the coding sequence GTGCTTTACGGAAATATTACGGATGTTCCCGGAATTAAAGTAGGAAACATAGAAGACATGATAGCAATGACGGGGTGTTCTGTTGTAATTGTTGAAGATGGAGCCGTTTGTGGTGTAGATGTACGGGGTTCTGCACCGGGGACACGTGAAACTGACTTGTTAAATCCAATTCATATGGTTAATAAAGTTCATGCAATCACATTGTCGGGGGGAAGTGCTTTTGGTTTAGCTGCTGCTGACGGGGTCATGCAATATTTAGAGGAGCAGGGGATTGGTTTGGATGTAGGAGTTGCTAAGGTTCCGATTGTTCCGAGTGCAGTTTTGTTTGATTTGGCAGTTGGCAGCGAAAAGGTACGTCCTGATCAGAAAATGGGATATCAAGCTGCTAAAAAGGCTGAAAAAGGGTTGTTTCCACAAGGAAATTTTGGTGCTGGCTGTGGGGCAACAGTTGGTAAAATAACAGGTATGAAACAATGTATGAAAGGTGGACTAGGTAGTGCCTCCATGCAGCTTGGTGATGGAATTATAGTTGGGGCAATAGTTGGCGTAAATGCACTCGGGGATATTCGTCATCCGCAAAGTGGTAAAATTCTTGCTGGTCCAATTGATCCAAACACGAATAAAATTATCGACAGTCTTAATTATATAGAAACGAGTCTTGAAAGTGACATTTCCCCTGGAATGAATACAACTATTGGCGTAGTGGCTGCTAATGTTGCTTTAACAAAAGCAGAGGCTACGAAAGTATCGCAAGTAGCGCAAAATGCGTTGGCAAAAACAATCTACCCGGCACATACGATGCTTGATGGGGATACTATTTTTGCACTTGCTACCGGTGATCGAACTGTTTCTGTTGATGTAATAGGGAATATGGCTGCTAAAGTATTAGAAGAAGCTATCGTTAAAGCGATTACTTCAGCTGAAAAAATTGGGGATATTCCTTCATATAAGTCCTATAATAGTTGA
- a CDS encoding PTS ascorbate transporter subunit IIC: protein MDFIMYLIDNVFSQAVFVIGIVVLIGLLAQRKSFDSIVSSTAKTMIGFLLINTGAQSLGISLLPLQPMLSKVFHLNAEIPTLAEAQTESFVEIGTEMALIFALGFIIHILFARLTPFKYVHLSAHVSFFYAGLIAALLKFGTNMGFIPLVLTGSFILGFYLTFTCSYVAPLMKNVKGGEGFTLGHSSSSGVWIAAKLGGLLGNKERDLEDIKIPKRLNFLREMTIALTIIMFLLFLIVSFIAGPSWVTNNISEGRDVFTFSLLNGLQFGLWITVILSGVRMLLAEIIPAFHGIADKVIPNAKPGLDVPLLFPNYPTSVIVGFLTSLIAGFVGMVFLAMIDYPIAVFPALIPTFFTGAVTAIFGNSTGGVRGALIGSFTNGFILIIGQALLLPYIGSYASIMRILSETDYALYGPLLGLLLKLIGG from the coding sequence ATGGATTTTATCATGTATCTGATTGATAATGTTTTCAGTCAGGCAGTATTTGTAATCGGTATAGTTGTACTTATCGGGCTGTTGGCACAAAGAAAAAGCTTTGATTCAATAGTTTCAAGTACTGCTAAAACAATGATTGGCTTTTTACTCATTAATACTGGGGCGCAATCATTAGGAATTTCATTGCTTCCATTACAGCCAATGCTAAGTAAAGTTTTTCACCTGAATGCAGAAATTCCAACACTTGCAGAGGCACAAACAGAAAGCTTTGTGGAAATAGGAACAGAAATGGCATTAATATTTGCATTAGGATTTATTATCCATATTTTATTTGCCAGATTAACACCATTTAAATATGTGCATTTGTCTGCTCACGTATCCTTTTTTTACGCAGGATTAATTGCTGCCCTACTAAAATTTGGTACAAATATGGGATTTATCCCACTAGTATTAACAGGTTCCTTTATTTTAGGGTTTTATTTAACTTTCACCTGTTCTTATGTTGCACCCCTTATGAAGAATGTAAAAGGTGGGGAGGGGTTTACGCTTGGTCATTCCAGTTCTAGTGGGGTTTGGATAGCAGCAAAACTTGGTGGATTATTAGGAAATAAAGAGCGTGATTTGGAAGACATTAAAATTCCAAAGCGTTTAAACTTTCTTCGCGAAATGACGATTGCGCTTACAATTATCATGTTTTTGTTATTCCTTATTGTATCTTTTATAGCTGGTCCGAGCTGGGTTACCAATAATATTAGTGAAGGAAGAGATGTCTTTACATTTTCTTTATTGAACGGTTTACAATTTGGTCTGTGGATTACAGTAATACTGTCCGGCGTACGAATGCTCTTAGCAGAAATAATTCCTGCATTTCATGGTATCGCTGATAAAGTTATACCAAATGCAAAGCCAGGATTAGACGTACCTCTATTATTTCCAAATTATCCAACGTCAGTAATTGTAGGGTTTTTAACAAGTTTAATTGCAGGCTTTGTTGGTATGGTCTTTTTAGCAATGATTGATTATCCAATTGCAGTTTTTCCTGCTCTTATTCCTACTTTCTTTACGGGAGCTGTAACAGCTATTTTTGGTAACTCCACCGGGGGTGTACGTGGGGCATTAATCGGCTCTTTCACCAATGGTTTCATTTTGATTATTGGACAAGCACTTTTACTACCGTACATTGGATCCTATGCTTCGATTATGCGGATTCTTAGTGAAACAGACTACGCCTTATATGGCCCGTTATTAGGACTGTTGCTTAAATTGATTGGAGGATAA
- a CDS encoding glutathione peroxidase: MTVYQFAVEKRNGEKIPLSYFQGKALLIVNTASKCQFTYQFEQLQELYNKYYQQGFEIIGFPCNQFAEQEPNSSEGAAEFCRANYGVTFPMMGKIDVNGADEHPLFNYLKQKAPFRGFDETNMAEKLLKMKISSEYPQWLVGDSIKWNFTKFLIDKEGKVEKRFEPSEEPKTFEKEIEKLLKV; the protein is encoded by the coding sequence ATGACCGTCTACCAATTTGCTGTTGAGAAACGAAATGGAGAAAAAATCCCTTTATCCTATTTCCAAGGAAAGGCCCTTTTAATTGTTAATACGGCTAGTAAATGTCAGTTCACCTATCAATTTGAACAGTTGCAAGAACTTTATAATAAGTATTATCAACAAGGATTTGAAATAATCGGTTTTCCATGTAATCAATTTGCAGAGCAAGAGCCGAATTCCAGTGAAGGAGCGGCAGAATTTTGCCGAGCAAATTATGGTGTGACTTTTCCCATGATGGGAAAGATTGATGTCAATGGTGCAGATGAGCATCCGCTATTTAACTATTTAAAACAAAAGGCACCATTTCGTGGCTTTGATGAAACAAATATGGCAGAAAAATTATTAAAAATGAAGATTTCTTCAGAATATCCACAGTGGTTAGTAGGAGATTCAATCAAATGGAATTTTACTAAATTTTTAATTGATAAAGAAGGAAAGGTTGAAAAACGATTTGAACCATCAGAAGAGCCTAAAACGTTTGAAAAAGAAATAGAGAAGTTACTGAAAGTATAA